The Methylacidimicrobium sp. B4 genome contains a region encoding:
- the trpB gene encoding tryptophan synthase subunit beta produces MQGSLASLPDLGGHFGSYGGRFAPESLVAALAELEEVYRVAKEDPAFREGLDHLLRTFAGRPTPVTFAERLTERLGGARIYLKREDLLHTGAHKINNTLGQALLAVRMGKKRVIAETGAGQHGVATATVCARFGLACSIYMGEVDMERQALNVARMEILGAEVVAVRGGQRTLKEAVNAAMRDWAATVRSTHYILGSALGPHPFPTLVRDFQSVIGREARQQILESAGRLPDAVVACVGGGSNAIGIFHGFLDDPEVRLIGVEAGGRSPRLGDHAARFSAGSVGVLQGTRTYVLQDDEGQIALTHSISAGLDYAAVGPEHAYLREIGRAEYTAASDQEALEAFFLLARTEGIIPALESAHAIAHAIRLAKQLPPDAVLLVNLSGRGDKDVEQVVRMESERGSGGSGGFGTREAALL; encoded by the coding sequence ATGCAAGGATCTCTAGCCAGCCTTCCGGACCTCGGAGGTCATTTCGGTTCCTATGGAGGAAGGTTTGCGCCGGAGTCTCTGGTGGCGGCCCTGGCCGAGCTCGAGGAAGTCTACCGTGTCGCCAAGGAGGATCCGGCCTTCCGGGAGGGGCTGGACCATCTGCTCCGGACGTTTGCGGGCAGGCCCACCCCCGTTACCTTCGCCGAGCGCCTGACGGAAAGGCTTGGAGGCGCACGCATCTATCTCAAGCGGGAGGATCTTCTCCATACCGGGGCGCACAAGATCAACAACACTCTTGGCCAGGCCCTCTTGGCCGTGCGGATGGGGAAGAAGCGCGTCATTGCCGAGACCGGAGCCGGTCAGCACGGGGTGGCCACGGCGACTGTCTGCGCCCGGTTCGGACTTGCTTGCTCCATTTACATGGGCGAGGTGGACATGGAGCGTCAGGCCCTGAATGTCGCCCGCATGGAGATTCTCGGCGCAGAGGTGGTCGCGGTGCGGGGGGGGCAGCGTACTCTCAAGGAGGCGGTCAACGCCGCGATGCGCGATTGGGCCGCGACAGTGCGCTCGACTCACTACATCCTCGGCTCGGCGCTGGGCCCACATCCGTTTCCGACGTTGGTCCGGGACTTTCAAAGCGTCATCGGCCGGGAGGCGCGGCAACAGATCCTCGAGAGCGCGGGAAGGCTTCCCGACGCCGTAGTGGCTTGCGTGGGGGGAGGGAGCAACGCCATCGGGATCTTTCATGGGTTCCTCGACGATCCAGAGGTTCGTCTCATCGGGGTGGAGGCCGGGGGCCGGAGTCCCCGACTGGGAGATCATGCCGCCCGCTTCTCGGCCGGGAGCGTCGGGGTGCTGCAAGGAACCAGGACGTATGTCCTGCAGGACGACGAAGGACAGATTGCGCTGACTCACTCGATCTCGGCGGGGCTGGACTACGCGGCGGTCGGCCCCGAGCATGCCTACCTGCGGGAGATCGGAAGGGCGGAGTATACGGCCGCGAGCGATCAGGAAGCCCTGGAGGCGTTCTTCCTGCTGGCGCGCACCGAAGGCATCATCCCCGCACTCGAAAGCGCCCATGCGATCGCGCATGCCATTCGCCTGGCCAAGCAGCTTCCTCCCGACGCGGTGCTCCTGGTCAATCTCTCGGGCCGCGGCGACAAGGATGTCGAGCAGGTGGTCCGGATGGAGAGCGAGCGAGGCTCTGGCGGGAGCGGCGGCTTTGGAACGAGGGAGGCCGCCCTGCTTTGA
- the purE gene encoding 5-(carboxyamino)imidazole ribonucleotide mutase: MGSQSDWEILRGASEVLQQFSVLHEKAIISAHRTPEKLRDYALSAAERGIKVLIAGAGGAAHLPGMLAAYTPLPVLGVPVETRILRGVDSLLSIVQMPYGVPVGCLAIGEAGARNAALLAISILSLHDLELAERLRKFRNAQTQRVLDQTI, encoded by the coding sequence ATGGGGAGCCAGTCGGATTGGGAGATCCTGCGGGGAGCTTCCGAGGTCTTGCAGCAATTTTCCGTGCTTCATGAAAAGGCGATCATCTCCGCCCATCGCACCCCCGAAAAGCTGCGTGATTACGCTCTGTCGGCAGCCGAGCGGGGGATCAAGGTCCTGATCGCGGGTGCTGGAGGGGCCGCCCACCTGCCCGGCATGCTCGCCGCTTACACCCCTCTTCCGGTGCTCGGTGTCCCCGTCGAAACGCGGATTTTGCGGGGAGTGGACTCTCTCTTGTCGATCGTGCAGATGCCCTACGGCGTTCCCGTAGGCTGCCTGGCGATCGGAGAGGCCGGTGCACGAAACGCCGCCCTGCTTGCGATCTCGATCTTGAGCTTGCACGACCTGGAGCTCGCCGAGCGCTTGCGCAAATTCCGCAACGCGCAGACGCAGCGGGTTCTCGATCAGACGATATGA
- a CDS encoding tetratricopeptide repeat protein, giving the protein MRLSLRVGVACLLLAIAFPARAAYPPQDQFLQAYLSLQEAEQLEKKGDGVAAHSKYLDVERKLELLKKNNPDWEPSIVAFRLRYVRGKLALCEDTRKKGASESEVTQPERAGTAPSSAARDGSGGLGGSHTASANSGAASGEGSGNRQLFLLRSRISQLESELTSTKSQLQAAVSEAGSLRERLQSARKELAIAQSSNVEERIAAVLQENNALKAQLAQTEGKIRALQTGNDENAVVGIRDQLKGVQEQLAVLERENQIFRTTASSLKSQLETAQQRLAESARQFLASSGNEQLKKENEILRGIINRQLQEQARREMAKKLVTEELQSLKVDSQFVQRQLEILSSPLASLTPEELALLKSPTVAPQERSDKQAFAAILKQKAKQMGILPQSSDSTQASPSSSDLDAASPATSDDHPPGQLVSMEGGTPARASGESKPEASPASQPSSGVVASDTGSEGNNASSLSPEIRKLAEQAAGYFNEQRHDEAAKVYDEILQKDPGNVFAWANLGVVRFQQNRYEDADKALQQAIKLNPNDAFSHSVLGIVYYQQGRYDNAISMLTRSIVLDPNDPRTRNYLGIACAKKGWQEAAEKELRRALELNPNYADAHFNLAVIYATQKPPAKELAKRHYQDALSLGLPKDAGLEKFLE; this is encoded by the coding sequence ATGCGCCTCTCTCTGCGAGTTGGCGTCGCTTGCCTGCTCTTGGCGATCGCCTTTCCGGCTCGTGCGGCCTACCCGCCGCAGGATCAGTTTTTACAAGCCTACCTGAGCCTGCAAGAGGCGGAGCAATTGGAAAAGAAGGGGGATGGGGTCGCCGCCCATTCGAAGTACCTGGACGTCGAAAGAAAGCTCGAGCTGCTCAAGAAAAACAATCCCGACTGGGAGCCTTCCATCGTCGCGTTCCGCCTTCGCTACGTTCGCGGCAAGCTTGCCCTCTGTGAGGATACCCGCAAGAAGGGAGCCTCCGAGTCCGAGGTCACACAGCCGGAAAGAGCCGGCACAGCCCCCTCATCGGCGGCGCGGGATGGGTCGGGAGGCCTGGGAGGGAGCCATACCGCTTCCGCGAATAGCGGGGCCGCCTCCGGCGAGGGTAGCGGCAACCGGCAGCTTTTCCTCTTGCGCAGCAGAATCTCCCAGCTCGAAAGCGAGTTGACCTCGACGAAGTCCCAGCTGCAGGCGGCGGTTTCGGAGGCGGGATCCCTGCGCGAGCGGCTCCAGAGCGCCCGCAAGGAGCTGGCCATCGCCCAGTCCTCGAACGTGGAGGAGCGGATCGCCGCGGTCCTGCAGGAAAACAATGCACTCAAAGCGCAGCTTGCACAGACGGAAGGAAAGATCCGGGCCCTTCAGACCGGCAATGATGAGAATGCGGTAGTCGGCATCCGCGACCAGCTCAAAGGAGTGCAGGAGCAGCTCGCCGTCCTCGAGCGGGAAAACCAGATCTTCCGGACGACGGCAAGCTCCCTGAAGTCCCAGCTGGAAACCGCGCAGCAGCGGCTCGCCGAATCGGCGCGCCAATTTTTGGCCTCCTCCGGGAACGAGCAGCTGAAAAAGGAAAACGAGATCCTGCGGGGCATCATCAACCGACAGCTCCAGGAGCAGGCTCGCCGCGAAATGGCGAAGAAGCTCGTCACCGAGGAGCTTCAATCCCTCAAGGTGGATTCCCAATTTGTGCAAAGGCAGCTGGAGATTCTTTCTTCTCCGCTCGCCTCGCTGACTCCAGAGGAGCTTGCGCTCCTCAAAAGCCCGACGGTCGCGCCTCAAGAGCGCTCGGACAAGCAGGCGTTTGCTGCCATCCTGAAGCAAAAGGCCAAGCAGATGGGCATCCTCCCGCAGAGCTCCGACTCGACGCAGGCGAGCCCGTCCTCCTCGGATCTGGATGCGGCCTCTCCAGCCACTTCGGACGACCACCCGCCCGGACAGCTGGTTTCGATGGAGGGAGGAACGCCGGCGCGCGCGTCGGGCGAGTCAAAGCCCGAAGCCTCCCCAGCATCCCAGCCGAGCTCCGGCGTCGTTGCTTCCGACACCGGGTCCGAGGGCAACAATGCCTCCTCCCTCTCCCCTGAGATCCGAAAGCTGGCGGAGCAGGCGGCGGGTTACTTCAACGAGCAGCGCCATGACGAAGCCGCCAAGGTCTACGATGAGATCCTGCAAAAGGACCCAGGGAACGTCTTCGCCTGGGCAAACCTAGGGGTGGTCCGCTTCCAGCAGAACCGCTACGAGGACGCCGACAAGGCGCTGCAGCAGGCCATCAAGCTCAACCCGAACGACGCATTCTCCCACTCCGTTCTTGGCATCGTCTACTACCAGCAGGGCCGCTATGACAATGCCATCTCCATGCTCACCCGCTCCATCGTCCTCGATCCGAATGATCCCCGCACCCGAAACTATCTAGGGATCGCTTGCGCCAAGAAGGGATGGCAGGAGGCGGCAGAAAAGGAGCTTCGCCGCGCGCTTGAGCTCAATCCGAACTACGCGGACGCCCACTTCAACCTTGCCGTCATTTACGCAACGCAAAAGCCGCCTGCCAAGGAGCTCGCCAAGCGCCACTACCAGGACGCCCTCAGCCTTGGGCTCCCCAAGGATGCCGGCCTCGAAAAATTCCTGGAATAG
- the trpC gene encoding indole-3-glycerol phosphate synthase TrpC yields MQDRLQQILLRKRAEIADLGSDLERMRREARPSSRRLRSMARALKKRECVTLIAEVKRASPSAGPIAPDCDPIQQALCYADAGAEAISVLTDAPFFSGSLEDLRQVRAAVDLPLLRKDFILSPVQLYQSVLMGADAVLLIVAALSPPELRDLHALALDLALEPLVEVHDPAELDRALSIDAKLIGINNRNLHTFSIDLAATERLVGSIPEDRVAVSESGIVSGNQAGHFRSLGVDAILVGEALMRSANPKAKVAELRRGAGEKGERRPPR; encoded by the coding sequence ATGCAAGACAGGCTGCAGCAAATCCTGCTGCGGAAACGAGCGGAAATCGCGGATCTCGGCTCGGATCTGGAACGGATGCGGCGGGAGGCGCGTCCTTCGAGTCGTCGCTTGCGCTCGATGGCGCGTGCGCTCAAGAAGAGGGAGTGCGTAACCCTGATCGCCGAGGTCAAGCGGGCTTCTCCTTCGGCGGGGCCCATCGCGCCCGATTGCGATCCGATCCAGCAGGCGCTCTGCTACGCCGATGCCGGTGCGGAGGCGATCAGCGTTCTCACCGACGCGCCCTTCTTTTCTGGATCCCTGGAAGATCTCCGCCAGGTCCGGGCCGCGGTCGATCTGCCGCTTTTGCGTAAGGACTTCATCCTTTCGCCAGTGCAGCTTTATCAGAGTGTGCTCATGGGAGCGGATGCGGTGCTGCTGATCGTGGCGGCATTGTCGCCGCCCGAGCTGCGCGACCTGCATGCCCTCGCGCTCGATTTGGCGTTGGAACCTCTTGTCGAAGTGCACGATCCAGCCGAGCTCGACCGGGCCCTCTCGATCGATGCGAAGCTGATCGGAATCAACAATCGGAATCTCCATACGTTCTCGATCGACCTGGCGGCGACGGAGCGGCTCGTGGGCTCCATACCGGAAGATCGGGTAGCCGTCAGCGAGTCCGGAATCGTTTCTGGAAATCAGGCTGGGCACTTCCGGTCCCTGGGCGTCGATGCCATTCTCGTCGGGGAGGCCCTGATGCGGTCTGCGAATCCGAAAGCGAAAGTGGCGGAGCTCCGGAGGGGAGCGGGGGAGAAGGGGGAGCGGCGGCCTCCGAGGTAG
- a CDS encoding flavoprotein, whose translation MENDGPTVLLGVTGSIAAFRSIDLASRLTQGGYRVDVVLTVAACHFVRPLSFEAVTRRPAYTDDSPGMLGSRAVHIELAERARVVLIAPATADLIGRYACGLAPDLLSSLLLATTAPVVLAPAMNTQMWSHPAVRDNLALLQRRGVRWIGPESGLLSCGAEGPGRLWPVDRLYAAVEELWPSAAASRIAPPPAGKELALPERGTIALSEQKGKEVNEMTEKKKVAKKPAAKKVEKNSKKGQAAKKR comes from the coding sequence ATGGAGAATGACGGACCTACCGTTCTTCTCGGCGTGACTGGATCGATCGCCGCATTTCGCTCGATCGATCTAGCCAGCCGGCTGACGCAGGGGGGATACCGCGTCGACGTCGTGTTGACCGTGGCGGCTTGCCATTTCGTCCGTCCCCTGTCGTTCGAAGCGGTAACCCGCCGTCCCGCCTACACCGATGACAGCCCTGGAATGCTCGGGAGTCGGGCCGTTCATATCGAGTTGGCAGAGCGGGCACGAGTCGTGCTCATTGCCCCCGCGACCGCGGACCTGATCGGTCGATATGCGTGCGGCTTGGCTCCCGATCTCCTCTCCTCCCTGCTTCTCGCCACCACAGCGCCGGTTGTGCTCGCTCCGGCCATGAATACCCAGATGTGGAGCCACCCGGCGGTTCGCGACAACCTCGCTCTGCTCCAAAGGCGGGGTGTGCGCTGGATTGGTCCGGAGTCGGGGCTTCTCTCGTGCGGAGCCGAGGGCCCCGGACGACTCTGGCCCGTCGACCGGCTCTACGCCGCGGTCGAGGAGCTTTGGCCTTCCGCCGCCGCTTCGAGGATCGCACCGCCGCCCGCAGGGAAGGAGCTTGCCCTTCCCGAACGGGGAACGATTGCGTTGTCTGAGCAGAAAGGAAAGGAGGTGAACGAGATGACGGAAAAGAAGAAGGTGGCCAAAAAGCCGGCGGCCAAGAAGGTCGAAAAGAACAGCAAGAAGGGGCAGGCCGCGAAGAAGCGGTAG
- a CDS encoding transposase: MSDRPVFTYQTRLRLTEGQVAALDGYADLYGRAERALFARMRVGIPMGDLKREFLRRFGITARQFNAIRVGLEGKIASIRERLPEWIAEAEARIQRAERVIRILSAREPGSERLHQKKRRLGSLRARLAARIADRDSGRVRLCFGSRRLFRKQFALKENGYASHAEWKEDWQSARSTQFFVIGSKDETAGNQSCQASAEDDGSVTLRLRLPDALASDGKLLVIPDVRFAYGQEEILQALAASRVVLSQTKTGKPVRKREGVAVSYRFFRDRKGWRVFASVPAKPVPVATSRLAGAVGIDINHDHLAVAETDRFGNLRRALRVDLNLYGKTEDQAKAIIGDAARMIVEMARERGLPLVLERLDLKKRRAELEVASPSAARKISSFGYSKTISLLKVGCFRAGVEGIEVDPAYTSVMGAMNHARRHGIGSHQGAAYAVARRGLGLSQASDRAGGHCASPQWRPPHLCPTREESGEACVVVLVGGSEEAQSGAGSACPVGRLARATRAFAPGNAGIGRNLGIAGAIPAREPSAERFGRRHRRPSLVVEWLSMV; encoded by the coding sequence ATGAGTGATCGTCCGGTCTTCACCTACCAGACGCGCTTGAGGCTGACGGAGGGGCAGGTCGCGGCTCTGGACGGCTATGCGGATCTCTACGGGCGAGCCGAGCGGGCCCTCTTTGCCAGGATGCGGGTGGGGATTCCGATGGGCGATCTCAAGCGCGAGTTCCTGCGGCGCTTTGGGATCACCGCCCGGCAGTTCAACGCGATTCGCGTGGGCCTCGAGGGCAAGATCGCCTCGATCCGGGAGCGGCTTCCGGAGTGGATCGCCGAGGCCGAGGCCCGCATCCAGAGAGCCGAAAGGGTCATCCGCATTCTCTCGGCGAGGGAGCCAGGCTCGGAGAGGCTTCATCAGAAGAAGCGGCGGCTTGGGAGCCTTCGCGCCAGGCTCGCGGCACGGATCGCCGACCGGGACTCGGGTCGCGTCCGCCTCTGCTTCGGCTCCCGCCGCCTCTTCCGCAAGCAGTTTGCCCTCAAGGAGAACGGCTATGCCAGCCATGCGGAGTGGAAAGAGGATTGGCAATCCGCACGGAGCACCCAGTTCTTCGTGATCGGCTCGAAGGACGAGACCGCGGGCAACCAGTCCTGCCAGGCTTCGGCCGAGGACGACGGCAGTGTCACGCTGCGTCTGCGTCTTCCCGACGCACTGGCCTCGGATGGCAAGCTTCTGGTCATTCCCGACGTGCGATTCGCCTATGGCCAGGAGGAGATCCTTCAGGCGCTTGCCGCGAGCCGGGTTGTCTTGTCGCAAACCAAGACGGGCAAGCCTGTCCGGAAGCGGGAGGGAGTGGCGGTAAGCTACCGCTTTTTCAGGGACCGGAAGGGCTGGCGGGTCTTCGCGAGCGTCCCGGCCAAGCCCGTTCCCGTTGCAACGAGCCGTCTGGCGGGAGCGGTTGGGATCGACATCAACCACGACCATCTGGCCGTGGCGGAGACGGACCGGTTCGGCAACCTGCGGCGGGCCCTTCGGGTGGATCTCAACCTCTACGGCAAGACCGAAGATCAAGCCAAGGCGATCATCGGCGACGCGGCGAGGATGATTGTGGAGATGGCACGGGAGCGTGGTCTTCCCCTGGTCCTTGAGCGGCTGGATCTCAAGAAAAGGAGGGCTGAGCTTGAGGTGGCGAGTCCATCCGCCGCCAGGAAGATCTCGTCGTTTGGCTACTCCAAGACCATTTCCCTGCTCAAGGTGGGGTGTTTTCGAGCCGGAGTCGAGGGGATCGAAGTCGATCCGGCCTATACTTCCGTGATGGGTGCCATGAATCATGCGCGTCGTCACGGCATCGGTTCTCACCAGGGCGCGGCCTATGCCGTGGCCAGGAGAGGCTTGGGCCTCTCCCAAGCGTCCGACCGTGCGGGAGGCCATTGCGCCAGCCCGCAATGGCGGCCACCTCACCTTTGCCCTACCCGCGAGGAATCGGGCGAAGCCTGTGTGGTCGTTCTGGTCGGAGGTTCGGAGGAGGCTCAAAGCGGCGCAGGCAGCGCATGCCCGGTCGGGAGGCTTGCGAGAGCCACCCGCGCCTTTGCTCCCGGAAACGCGGGCATTGGGCGCAACCTGGGCATTGCCGGCGCAATCCCGGCACGCGAACCGTCGGCAGAACGGTTCGGCCGACGTCATCGACGACCTTCCCTGGTAGTGGAATGGTTGTCTATGGTTTGA
- a CDS encoding phosphoribosylanthranilate isomerase, with protein sequence MPVRVKICGITSLEDARMAIDAGADALGFVLYPGSPRYVTPADAAEILEALPPFVERVAVLVNPGAGEIKRIESAAGFSSWQLHGAESAEFCASLRPRRIIKALRPPWPSSAEFHFPSAALLLDSPSSAWGGTGRTLDWSLARRFAERVRQPVILSGGLTPENVPEAIERTHPFGVDVASGVELAPGKKDPKRVWEFVRRCKDL encoded by the coding sequence ATGCCGGTTCGAGTCAAAATTTGCGGAATCACCTCGCTCGAGGACGCTCGGATGGCGATCGACGCCGGGGCCGATGCTCTCGGATTCGTCCTCTATCCCGGGAGCCCGCGGTACGTGACTCCGGCGGACGCCGCGGAGATCCTCGAGGCGCTTCCGCCCTTCGTGGAGCGCGTGGCCGTTCTCGTCAATCCTGGTGCCGGTGAGATCAAACGGATCGAATCGGCGGCCGGCTTCAGCTCGTGGCAGCTGCATGGGGCCGAAAGCGCGGAATTTTGCGCATCACTTCGGCCTCGGCGGATCATCAAGGCCCTCCGTCCACCATGGCCGAGCAGCGCGGAATTCCACTTTCCTTCCGCGGCGCTGCTTCTGGATAGTCCGTCTTCCGCCTGGGGCGGAACCGGCCGCACACTCGATTGGTCTCTCGCCCGAAGGTTTGCGGAGAGGGTGCGTCAGCCTGTGATCCTCTCCGGAGGGTTGACTCCTGAGAATGTCCCGGAAGCCATCGAGCGCACCCATCCGTTCGGGGTGGACGTGGCCAGCGGGGTCGAGCTTGCTCCTGGCAAAAAGGATCCGAAGCGTGTATGGGAATTTGTACGAAGATGCAAGGATCTCTAG
- a CDS encoding 5-(carboxyamino)imidazole ribonucleotide synthase — protein MSPKYPGSSIGIVGGGQLGRMLAGEARRMGYRVQVFDPDRESPAAVLADRHWCFPFTEREALEEFASNADVITYEFENIPVESVSFLEGKRPVLPSPEILRVCQDRLREKAFLARQHCPVAAFSPIERAGDLERALRTVGTPALLKTARLGYDGKGQAEIAAPKDLEPAWRGLGGVPAILEKKVRLVAELSAVVGRSAAGAVGVFPIPRNFHREGIFDYSLVPSGLGERIEGTAKEIAVAIASALRLVGVLAVEFFLAEGGELLVNELAPRPHNSGHFTLDGCVTSQFEQQLRAIAGLPLGDASLRSPILLRNILGDAWAQGEPDWGSLLSLPGLRLHLYGKTRPAAKRKMGHYSVIAPSLAEARGLDERAQVILRR, from the coding sequence ATGAGTCCGAAGTATCCCGGCTCATCCATCGGGATTGTGGGCGGCGGTCAGCTCGGGCGGATGCTCGCGGGTGAAGCCAGAAGGATGGGTTACCGCGTCCAGGTTTTCGACCCCGATCGGGAAAGTCCGGCCGCCGTGCTGGCGGATCGCCATTGGTGCTTTCCCTTCACGGAGCGAGAGGCGTTGGAGGAATTTGCCAGTAACGCGGACGTCATCACCTACGAGTTCGAGAACATCCCTGTGGAGAGCGTCTCCTTTCTCGAAGGGAAAAGGCCGGTCCTCCCTTCGCCCGAGATCCTGCGGGTCTGCCAGGATCGTCTCCGGGAGAAGGCATTTTTGGCTCGGCAGCACTGCCCGGTAGCCGCGTTCTCGCCCATCGAGCGCGCAGGCGATCTGGAGCGAGCCCTCCGGACCGTGGGGACCCCCGCCCTGCTCAAGACCGCGCGGCTGGGATACGACGGGAAGGGGCAGGCCGAGATCGCAGCGCCCAAGGATCTGGAGCCGGCGTGGCGTGGACTCGGAGGGGTGCCGGCGATCCTGGAGAAGAAGGTGCGGCTCGTGGCGGAGCTTTCCGCCGTCGTCGGACGATCCGCCGCAGGTGCGGTCGGGGTGTTCCCGATTCCCAGGAACTTCCATCGGGAGGGCATTTTCGATTATTCCCTGGTGCCGTCCGGATTGGGAGAGCGCATTGAGGGGACCGCGAAAGAGATCGCCGTCGCGATCGCTTCGGCGTTGCGATTGGTGGGCGTGCTCGCCGTCGAGTTCTTCCTCGCCGAAGGGGGGGAGCTGCTCGTGAACGAGCTCGCCCCGCGTCCGCACAACTCCGGACACTTTACCCTGGACGGCTGCGTGACGAGCCAATTCGAGCAGCAGCTGCGGGCCATCGCCGGGCTGCCGCTGGGCGATGCCTCCTTGCGGAGCCCCATCCTGCTGCGAAACATTCTGGGCGACGCATGGGCTCAGGGTGAGCCCGATTGGGGCTCCCTTCTTTCCCTGCCCGGCCTGCGTCTCCATCTCTACGGAAAAACCCGGCCGGCGGCGAAGCGGAAGATGGGTCACTACTCGGTGATCGCCCCTTCCCTCGCTGAGGCCCGTGGGCTTGACGAACGGGCTCAGGTGATTCTCCGGCGGTAG
- the gmk gene encoding guanylate kinase gives MRFSRGDPKRVESVEEIMPFVKGEEAAAFRREGILFVISAPSGTGKSTLCENLRRTPDFVFSISCTTRQPRPGEVDGEDYFFLDDRQFFEKVAAGEFLEYARVHGCWYGTLRGTAIDALSEGKDVLLDIDVQGARNIRSQEDPRLKSSLVDVFIMPPTFTELERRLRKRGTENEKEIARRLERGREEMKAWKEFKYTILSGSVEEDLTKFRAIMRAERYLSRRLTLYGE, from the coding sequence GTGAGATTTTCCCGGGGCGATCCGAAAAGAGTCGAGTCGGTGGAAGAGATCATGCCATTCGTCAAGGGAGAGGAGGCCGCTGCATTTCGCAGAGAAGGGATTCTCTTCGTCATCTCGGCGCCCTCCGGGACGGGCAAGAGCACGCTTTGCGAAAATTTGCGCCGCACACCCGACTTCGTCTTTTCGATCTCCTGTACGACCCGGCAGCCTCGGCCGGGAGAAGTGGATGGGGAGGACTACTTTTTTCTCGATGACCGACAGTTTTTTGAGAAGGTCGCGGCAGGGGAGTTCCTGGAGTACGCCAGGGTGCATGGTTGCTGGTACGGGACCTTGCGAGGGACGGCGATCGATGCCCTGTCCGAAGGGAAGGATGTCCTCTTGGACATTGATGTTCAGGGGGCCAGGAATATTCGCAGCCAGGAGGACCCTCGGTTGAAATCGTCCCTCGTCGATGTCTTCATCATGCCCCCGACCTTCACCGAGCTGGAGCGGCGGCTGAGGAAGCGTGGAACGGAAAACGAAAAGGAGATTGCGCGAAGGCTGGAGCGAGGCCGGGAAGAGATGAAGGCGTGGAAGGAGTTCAAGTACACGATCCTCTCGGGCTCGGTGGAGGAGGACCTGACGAAGTTTCGCGCCATCATGCGAGCCGAGCGATATCTGAGCCGCAGGCTGACGTTGTATGGAGAATGA